The Castanea sativa cultivar Marrone di Chiusa Pesio chromosome 11, ASM4071231v1 genome contains a region encoding:
- the LOC142616699 gene encoding uncharacterized protein LOC142616699 codes for MEDEIEHLSHKHRLLLKKSYLDFRRTRAACGNNIYGDVYCCYHCQYNLHKSCAELEDEIVHLRHPFQSLKLHGIADDGAFDCNVCRTRCLGCTYPCTDCDFKMEVLCAREAKIRLPIHDHKLKLQVSDTDTQPSFFCDFCHTRCYSHRGRSLHCEEDCNFKIDLDCARMLINQCSFKLDANCASLKPPIKYEGHRHLLTFFEKVYDDPQCEVCKTSYSDVSYLRCVECDFNVHLYCLPLPSTIKHKCHIHPLHLRDYFVEDYSGEYYCDACENSRDPRESVYHCAGCSNYVAHISCVIDEELDGQLLEVLLDNANSAMSLFA; via the exons ATGGAGGATGAGATCGAACACTTAAGCCATAAGCATCGATTGCTACTAAAGAAGTCCTACCTAGATTTTCGTCGCACCCGCGCTGCATGTGGGAATAATATCTATGGCGACGTCTATTGTTGCTACCATTGTCAGTATAATCTTCACAAATCATGTGCGGAGTTAGAGGATGAGATCGTACACTTACGCCATCCATTTCAATCTCTAAAGCTGCACGGTATTGCAGATGATGGGGCTTTCGATTGCAATGTGTGTCGAACACGTTGTCTGGGCTGCACCTACCCCTGCACTGACTGCGATTTTAAAATGGAAGTTCTATGTGCACGCGAAGCAAAGATTCGGTTACCAATTCACGACCACAAGCTAAAGCTACAGGTTAGTGATACTGACACTCAACCATcatttttttgtgatttctgTCATACTAGATGTTACAGTCATCGAGGACGGAGCTTACATTGCGAGGAGGATTGTAATTTCAAGATCGATCTTGACTGTGCTCGAATGCTTATAAACC AATGCAGCTTTAAGTTGGATGCTAATTGCGCTTCATTAAAGCCTCCAATAAAGTATGAAGGTCACAGGCATCTCCTTACTTTCTTCGAGAAAGTGTATGATGACCCTCAGTGTGAAGTTTGCAAAACTAGCTATTCCGATGTCTCGTATTTGCGATGTGTAGAGTGTGACTTCAATGTCCATCTCTATTGTCTTCCACTGCCAAGTACCATTAAGCATAAATGTCATATCCATCCCCTTCACCTTAGAGATTATTTTGTGGAAGATTATTCAGGTGAGTACTATTGTGATGCTTGTGAAAACAGTAGAGACCCACGGGAAAGTGTTTATCACTGTGCAGGATGCAGCAACTATGTGGCACATATCAGTTGTGTGATTGATGAG GAACTTGATGGTCAATTGCTCGAAGTCCTATTGGATAATGCCAATAGTGCAATGTCATTGTTTGCCTAG